Proteins from one Natrinema salinisoli genomic window:
- a CDS encoding CDP-alcohol phosphatidyltransferase family protein produces the protein MTLDKFRPYVSRFLDPFVKGFDRVGMTPNGVSVIAFGMAVLAAVAFALGGLEDPIWYVAAAVLVFLNGWLDIVDGALAREQEVASAGGDLLDHVLDRYADIVVIAGLAAGVEDYLLGFLAVTGVVMTSYLGTQAQAVGLDRVYGGLVGRADRLAIIGVAGFLAYPLAGTTPGGFSLVGWLLVFLAVVGHLTALQRFYYSWAALE, from the coding sequence GTGACGCTCGACAAGTTCCGGCCGTACGTCTCGCGGTTCCTCGACCCGTTCGTCAAGGGCTTCGACCGCGTCGGCATGACGCCGAATGGCGTGAGCGTGATCGCGTTCGGGATGGCCGTTCTGGCCGCGGTGGCGTTCGCACTCGGCGGGCTCGAGGACCCGATCTGGTACGTCGCGGCGGCGGTGCTCGTCTTCCTGAACGGCTGGCTGGATATCGTCGACGGCGCGCTCGCACGCGAGCAAGAGGTCGCCTCGGCCGGCGGCGACCTGCTCGATCACGTCCTCGACCGGTACGCGGACATCGTCGTCATCGCGGGGCTGGCCGCGGGGGTCGAGGACTACCTGCTCGGATTTCTCGCCGTCACGGGCGTCGTGATGACGTCGTATCTGGGCACGCAGGCCCAGGCGGTCGGCCTCGATCGAGTCTACGGCGGGCTCGTCGGCCGGGCGGACCGCCTCGCGATCATCGGCGTCGCCGGCTTCCTGGCGTACCCGCTGGCGGGAACGACGCCGGGCGGATTCTCGCTCGTGGGCTGGCTGCTCGTCTTCCTCGCGGTCGTCGGCCATCTGACCGCGCTCCAGCGCTTCTATTACTCCTGGGCAGCCCTCGAGTAA
- a CDS encoding multiprotein bridging factor aMBF1, giving the protein MVQCEMCGAETSSPNTIKVEGAKLDVCSNCTDFGTEVKDTSSSSGSTKYSTGSSSSSSGGGGQSSGSSASSSSSGGSSQRRSDMFDDMDELATDYDDRVRNARENEGLSQSDLANELNEKASLIRKIERGDTLPSDEVQSKLENFLEISLSAEGSSGDDSEWSGGSSSGSYTLGDVVKRKD; this is encoded by the coding sequence ATGGTTCAGTGCGAGATGTGTGGGGCCGAGACGTCGTCCCCGAACACCATCAAAGTCGAGGGCGCGAAGCTAGACGTGTGTTCGAATTGCACGGATTTCGGCACTGAAGTCAAAGACACGTCGAGTTCGAGCGGGTCGACGAAGTACTCGACCGGCTCGAGTTCGTCCTCGTCCGGTGGGGGCGGCCAGTCGTCGGGATCGAGTGCGAGTTCATCGAGTTCGGGCGGCTCGAGCCAGCGCCGCTCGGACATGTTCGACGACATGGACGAGCTCGCGACCGATTACGACGACCGCGTCCGCAACGCCCGCGAGAACGAGGGCCTCAGTCAGTCGGATCTCGCGAACGAACTCAACGAGAAGGCCAGTCTGATCCGCAAGATCGAACGCGGAGATACGCTCCCGAGCGACGAGGTCCAGTCCAAACTCGAGAACTTCCTCGAGATTTCCCTGAGCGCCGAGGGAAGCTCCGGCGACGATTCGGAGTGGTCGGGTGGCTCCTCGTCCGGGAGTTACACGCTCGGTGACGTGGTCAAGCGCAAGGACTGA
- the tpiA gene encoding triose-phosphate isomerase → MFVLVNLKTYPCDPVDVAAAVRDVNETTDARLAVAPQAAHIERVAETGAETWAQHVDSIEHGSNTGHTLAESVADAGAAGTLINHSERRLKLADIDGAVRAAERADLETVVCANNPAQIGAAAALGPDAVAVEPPALIGTGTPVSQADPEVVEGAVEAASNVDSEVSVLCGAGISTGDDVVAAGELGAEGVLLASGVAKADDPKAALEDLVEPL, encoded by the coding sequence ATGTTCGTCCTCGTTAACCTGAAGACGTATCCGTGTGATCCAGTCGACGTTGCGGCCGCCGTCCGCGACGTCAACGAAACCACTGACGCCCGTCTGGCCGTCGCGCCGCAGGCGGCACACATAGAGCGCGTCGCCGAGACGGGTGCGGAGACCTGGGCCCAGCACGTCGACTCGATCGAGCACGGGAGCAACACCGGCCACACCCTTGCCGAGAGCGTCGCGGACGCTGGCGCGGCCGGAACACTCATCAATCACTCCGAGCGACGGCTGAAACTGGCCGACATCGACGGCGCAGTCCGGGCGGCCGAACGGGCGGATCTCGAGACGGTCGTCTGTGCGAACAACCCGGCCCAGATCGGTGCGGCCGCGGCGCTGGGCCCCGATGCCGTCGCCGTCGAACCGCCGGCACTCATCGGAACCGGAACGCCGGTGAGCCAGGCCGACCCGGAGGTCGTCGAAGGCGCCGTCGAAGCAGCGTCGAACGTCGACTCCGAGGTGTCGGTCCTCTGTGGCGCCGGTATCAGTACGGGGGACGACGTCGTCGCGGCCGGCGAACTCGGCGCCGAGGGCGTTCTGCTCGCCAGCGGCGTCGCGAAGGCGGACGACCCGAAAGCGGCACTCGAGGACCTGGTCGAACCGCTCTGA
- a CDS encoding toll/interleukin-1 receptor domain-containing protein, translating to MTGEQVYVSHAPGDLELVQDLFSTVKNFPFGVHIALEEIESGRSRTRLEGRLANSDVVVAVLTEDAADNRWINQEIGYAVAKGIPVLPLHDEDRNRRGFIGDVEGVAIDRNNLTFTIFNLLCRLRSELAPLGALSVPNWYIRFPCTVPDCDQPVTLELEQGQTKLWKLHSHGKHLTTSCAVCGSRYYFNPATIGFVGREDGVTAQSSSRSRS from the coding sequence ATGACCGGAGAACAGGTGTACGTTTCTCACGCGCCCGGCGACCTCGAACTCGTCCAGGATCTGTTCTCGACGGTCAAGAACTTCCCGTTCGGCGTCCACATCGCCCTCGAGGAGATCGAGTCCGGCCGGTCGCGAACGCGACTCGAGGGGCGACTCGCCAACAGTGACGTCGTCGTCGCAGTGCTAACGGAAGACGCGGCCGACAACCGGTGGATCAATCAGGAGATCGGATACGCGGTGGCCAAGGGCATCCCCGTCTTGCCGCTTCACGACGAGGATCGCAACCGCCGCGGGTTCATCGGCGACGTCGAGGGCGTAGCGATCGATCGAAACAATCTCACGTTTACGATTTTCAACCTGCTGTGTCGACTCCGGAGCGAGCTCGCCCCGCTGGGCGCACTGTCGGTCCCGAACTGGTACATTCGATTCCCGTGTACGGTCCCCGACTGTGACCAGCCGGTGACGCTCGAACTCGAGCAGGGACAGACGAAACTCTGGAAACTCCACAGCCACGGCAAACACCTGACGACGTCGTGTGCGGTCTGTGGCTCGAGGTACTACTTCAACCCGGCGACGATCGGCTTTGTCGGCCGCGAGGACGGCGTGACCGCTCAGTCGTCCTCTCGGAGCCGCTCGTAG
- a CDS encoding J domain-containing protein, whose amino-acid sequence MAVVSEHRVDCDGCGRMVAFEELTPVTMPDGEQVVCCPDCEPHARATARNENSLDQRRDACDGCTGTYLTEELEDVVLEDGTVLTCCPECAAEAPAGDGDDAAAGDSTAGAATGSNATRDSDRTATRWTATDESNHSATPDTDADKTLCGQCREWVSEELFRITTIDERTEKLCSDCKADAEEKGIVADVAMRETRAREVLGVDANASDGAIREAFHEQVKRAHPDRESGSKSAFKLVNKAYERLREDD is encoded by the coding sequence ATGGCTGTGGTCAGCGAACATCGTGTCGACTGCGACGGGTGCGGCCGAATGGTTGCGTTCGAGGAGCTGACACCAGTGACGATGCCGGACGGCGAACAGGTCGTGTGCTGTCCGGACTGTGAGCCCCACGCCAGAGCGACCGCGCGGAACGAGAACTCGCTCGACCAGCGGCGGGACGCCTGCGACGGCTGTACCGGCACCTATCTCACGGAAGAACTCGAGGACGTGGTGCTCGAAGACGGGACCGTACTGACCTGTTGTCCGGAGTGTGCAGCCGAAGCCCCGGCTGGTGACGGTGACGACGCGGCCGCCGGAGACAGTACAGCAGGTGCTGCTACCGGTTCGAACGCGACGCGCGACTCCGACCGGACCGCTACCAGATGGACCGCGACGGACGAGTCGAACCACTCCGCCACTCCCGACACTGACGCGGACAAAACCCTCTGTGGCCAGTGTCGGGAGTGGGTCTCCGAGGAACTCTTTCGGATCACCACGATCGACGAACGGACGGAGAAGCTCTGCTCCGACTGCAAGGCCGACGCCGAAGAGAAGGGAATCGTCGCCGACGTGGCCATGCGAGAGACGCGAGCCCGCGAGGTACTCGGCGTCGATGCGAACGCGAGCGACGGCGCGATCCGCGAGGCGTTTCACGAGCAAGTGAAACGCGCCCATCCGGACCGGGAAAGCGGGAGCAAATCGGCGTTCAAACTCGTAAATAAGGCCTACGAGCGGCTCCGAGAGGACGACTGA
- a CDS encoding DUF3054 domain-containing protein: MDTAVQTGVRDSVPDSHRVAAGIVDVVLVAGMVLYGYIDHGGDPIADPLGSLETIVPFVVGWLAVALLAGVYTLDSPLSGHGLRLTVVAWIAAANVGLMIRGSPLFVGGTTWPFPVVITASVLVVLVGWRLCYSLLFSATE; encoded by the coding sequence ATGGACACCGCAGTTCAGACCGGGGTCCGTGACAGCGTGCCCGACAGTCATCGTGTCGCCGCCGGGATCGTCGACGTCGTCCTCGTTGCTGGGATGGTCCTCTACGGGTACATCGACCACGGAGGCGATCCGATCGCCGATCCGCTCGGATCCCTCGAGACGATCGTACCGTTCGTCGTCGGCTGGCTCGCCGTTGCACTGCTCGCGGGAGTGTACACGCTCGACAGTCCACTGAGCGGTCACGGCCTTCGCCTGACGGTCGTTGCCTGGATCGCGGCTGCCAACGTCGGACTCATGATCAGGGGATCACCGTTGTTCGTCGGCGGGACGACGTGGCCGTTCCCGGTCGTCATAACCGCCTCCGTTCTGGTCGTACTGGTGGGATGGCGACTCTGCTATTCGTTGCTCTTCTCCGCGACGGAGTAA
- a CDS encoding zinc ribbon domain-containing protein → MSAITGVGAYAPRFRISAEAFEEAWGQFHAAGVTEKAVPSADEDTLTMGYEAATRALEAAETEPTEIDWVAFASSRPPEAEEDPTARLGAMLALSESATRQVFAGSTRAGTRALWAGLDALEADSTTALVVAADAPKGDPDDGMDHAAGAGAAAFVLEREGAAEITDRAEYAAPYPGTRFRTTGEDETQGLGVTQYDRQAFTETIGGAVDGLEVEPDPEAVAIQAPDGKLPYRAAGAAGVGTDEIQAAATVHELGDLGAASVPLSLARALADGYDSVLGVSHGSGAGADALVIESDGDVPTETALEGDDPLSYAEYLRQRGVVTTGPPSGGGAYVSVPSWRRSIPQRYRLEAGRCSECGTLSFPPEGACDECGALTEYEPVELAGEGTIEAVTTISQGGAPPEFAEQQARSGDYAAAIVALETDDGDETVSAPAMGTDADPADFGVGDRIETTIRRIYTQEGVTRYGFKVRPVSE, encoded by the coding sequence ATGAGCGCGATCACCGGCGTCGGCGCGTACGCGCCCCGGTTCCGTATCAGCGCAGAGGCGTTCGAAGAGGCGTGGGGCCAGTTCCACGCCGCCGGCGTGACCGAGAAGGCCGTTCCCTCGGCCGACGAAGACACCCTGACGATGGGCTACGAAGCGGCGACCCGCGCGCTCGAGGCGGCGGAAACCGAGCCCACCGAAATCGACTGGGTCGCGTTCGCGTCCTCGCGACCGCCGGAGGCCGAGGAGGACCCCACGGCCAGACTGGGCGCGATGCTCGCCCTCTCGGAGTCGGCTACCCGACAGGTCTTCGCGGGCAGTACGCGCGCCGGGACACGCGCGCTCTGGGCCGGGCTGGACGCGCTCGAGGCCGACTCGACGACCGCGCTCGTCGTCGCGGCCGACGCGCCGAAGGGCGACCCCGACGACGGAATGGACCACGCCGCCGGCGCGGGTGCCGCGGCGTTCGTCCTCGAGCGCGAGGGGGCGGCCGAAATCACTGACCGCGCCGAGTACGCGGCACCGTATCCGGGGACTCGATTCCGGACCACCGGCGAGGACGAGACGCAGGGACTGGGCGTCACTCAGTACGACCGGCAGGCGTTCACCGAGACGATTGGCGGGGCGGTCGACGGTCTCGAGGTCGAACCCGACCCCGAAGCCGTCGCAATTCAGGCCCCCGATGGTAAGCTCCCGTACCGCGCAGCGGGCGCTGCCGGCGTCGGCACCGACGAAATTCAGGCGGCCGCGACGGTCCACGAACTGGGCGATCTCGGCGCCGCGAGCGTGCCACTGTCGCTCGCGCGGGCACTGGCAGACGGCTACGACTCCGTCCTCGGCGTTTCCCACGGCAGCGGCGCGGGTGCCGACGCACTGGTCATCGAGTCCGACGGCGACGTGCCGACGGAGACCGCACTCGAAGGCGACGACCCGCTTTCCTACGCCGAGTACCTGCGCCAGCGTGGCGTCGTGACCACGGGTCCGCCCTCGGGTGGTGGCGCGTACGTCAGCGTCCCCTCCTGGCGGCGCTCGATTCCCCAGCGCTACCGGCTCGAGGCCGGGCGGTGTTCCGAGTGCGGTACCCTCTCGTTTCCGCCGGAAGGTGCCTGCGACGAGTGCGGCGCGCTCACGGAGTACGAGCCCGTCGAACTCGCGGGCGAGGGAACGATCGAGGCCGTCACGACGATCTCGCAGGGCGGCGCGCCGCCGGAGTTCGCCGAGCAGCAGGCCCGATCTGGCGACTACGCGGCAGCCATCGTCGCGCTCGAAACCGACGACGGCGACGAGACCGTCAGCGCCCCCGCGATGGGAACCGACGCGGATCCCGCCGACTTCGGCGTGGGCGACCGGATCGAGACGACGATCCGCCGGATCTACACCCAGGAAGGCGTCACGCGGTACGGGTTCAAGGTCCGGCCCGTGAGCGAGTAG
- a CDS encoding thiolase domain-containing protein produces the protein MRDAYLVGAGQSDYGAFPSESYRSLFRTAFEAATDSVPNGLEAADVDEAFVGNLGVGGRQLGLSGPAVTEHVGLDGVPCTRVENACAASGFAVRQAVQAVKSGMADVVLAGGFEIMSDMSSDATKYWLGVSGETEWERLSGTTFSGVYAQMASVHMERYGTTREHLSRVAVKNHANGAKNPHAQLGFECSLEDAQSAPVVADPLNLYHCCPTSDGAACALIVSEDVVDDYTDDPIRIAGVGAGSDTVGLFQRDTYTGVPASQRAAESAYEMADVEPDELDFAEVHDCFAIAELLAYEDLGFCERGEAGDLIESGATELGGELPVNTSGGLKSKGHPIGATGAGQVVETYKQLSGKAGERQVEAPTRGLTHNVGGSGGAAVVHIFEKESGVDA, from the coding sequence ATGCGAGACGCCTATCTCGTCGGTGCGGGACAGTCGGATTACGGGGCGTTCCCGTCGGAGAGCTACCGGTCACTGTTCCGCACGGCGTTCGAAGCGGCGACGGACAGCGTTCCGAACGGACTCGAGGCCGCGGACGTCGACGAAGCGTTCGTCGGCAACCTCGGCGTCGGCGGCCGGCAACTCGGCCTCTCCGGGCCGGCAGTAACCGAACACGTCGGTCTCGACGGCGTCCCCTGTACTCGGGTCGAAAACGCCTGTGCGGCCAGCGGGTTCGCCGTCAGACAGGCCGTCCAGGCCGTCAAATCCGGGATGGCCGACGTCGTCCTCGCGGGCGGCTTCGAGATTATGTCCGACATGAGCTCGGACGCGACGAAGTACTGGCTCGGCGTCTCCGGAGAGACCGAGTGGGAGCGGCTCTCCGGGACCACGTTCTCGGGCGTCTACGCCCAGATGGCCAGCGTCCACATGGAACGGTACGGCACGACGCGCGAGCACCTCTCTCGAGTCGCCGTCAAGAACCACGCGAACGGCGCGAAAAACCCCCACGCGCAGCTCGGGTTCGAGTGTTCGCTCGAGGACGCGCAGTCCGCTCCGGTCGTCGCGGACCCGCTCAACCTCTATCACTGCTGTCCGACCTCCGACGGCGCGGCCTGTGCGCTGATCGTCAGCGAGGACGTCGTCGACGACTACACGGACGATCCGATCCGGATCGCCGGCGTCGGCGCCGGCAGCGACACCGTCGGCCTCTTCCAGCGCGACACCTACACCGGCGTCCCCGCGAGCCAGCGTGCGGCCGAGTCCGCCTACGAGATGGCCGACGTCGAACCCGACGAACTGGACTTCGCGGAGGTCCACGACTGCTTCGCCATCGCGGAACTGCTGGCGTACGAGGATCTCGGCTTCTGCGAGAGAGGCGAAGCCGGTGACCTCATCGAATCGGGTGCGACCGAATTGGGCGGCGAGCTCCCGGTCAACACCTCCGGCGGGCTCAAGTCCAAGGGCCACCCCATCGGCGCGACGGGTGCCGGCCAGGTCGTCGAGACCTACAAACAGCTTTCCGGCAAGGCGGGCGAGCGACAGGTCGAGGCCCCAACGCGCGGGCTGACACACAACGTGGGTGGCAGCGGTGGTGCCGCCGTCGTTCATATTTTCGAGAAGGAATCGGGGGTGGACGCATGA
- a CDS encoding DHH family phosphoesterase: protein MSRADELVSVLERTDSLAIVCHDNPDPDCLASALALEAIAREYEVEDVTITYGGEISHQQNRAFVNLLEISLQTLSKTTIEDYDSVGFVDHTRPGANTEVPASITPDVVVDHHPGESANAAFEDVRDGYGATATIFIEYLQELDVDLTTRLASALLFALHRERLDFVREPTRREYEAALAVYPDAELEILEQLYGSAFSPGTLDAIGRAIASRQRRGSSLVASVGETGETDALPQAADYLLNLEGVDTVLVYGIVEDAIRLSGRSIDPRVNMGETLEEGFDELGPVGGHHDMAGGRIELGLFADHGDDDDELLTFIGGRITRRFFDALNLDD, encoded by the coding sequence ATGTCACGTGCGGACGAACTCGTGTCCGTTCTCGAGCGGACCGACTCGCTGGCGATCGTCTGCCACGACAACCCCGATCCGGACTGTCTCGCCAGCGCGCTCGCACTCGAGGCGATCGCCCGCGAGTACGAGGTCGAGGACGTGACGATAACCTACGGCGGCGAGATCTCCCACCAGCAAAACCGCGCGTTCGTCAACTTGCTCGAGATCAGTCTCCAGACGCTATCGAAAACGACGATCGAGGACTACGACAGCGTGGGGTTCGTGGACCACACCAGACCGGGGGCGAACACCGAAGTGCCGGCGAGTATTACCCCCGACGTCGTCGTCGATCACCATCCCGGCGAGTCGGCTAACGCAGCGTTCGAGGACGTTCGCGACGGGTACGGCGCGACGGCGACCATCTTCATCGAGTATCTCCAGGAACTCGATGTCGATCTGACGACGCGACTCGCCTCCGCGTTGCTCTTCGCGCTCCATCGCGAGCGTCTGGACTTCGTTCGCGAACCCACGCGTCGCGAGTACGAGGCCGCGCTCGCGGTCTACCCCGACGCGGAACTCGAGATCCTCGAGCAACTGTACGGCAGCGCGTTTTCCCCGGGGACGCTCGACGCGATCGGCCGCGCGATCGCCAGCCGGCAGCGCCGGGGCTCGTCGCTCGTCGCGAGCGTCGGCGAGACCGGGGAGACGGACGCGCTTCCCCAGGCTGCGGACTACCTGCTCAACCTGGAGGGCGTTGACACGGTGTTGGTCTACGGGATCGTCGAAGACGCCATCCGTCTCAGCGGTCGCTCGATCGACCCGCGGGTCAACATGGGCGAAACGCTCGAAGAGGGCTTCGACGAACTCGGCCCAGTCGGCGGCCACCACGACATGGCCGGCGGCCGGATCGAACTCGGCCTCTTCGCGGACCACGGCGACGACGACGACGAACTGCTCACGTTCATCGGGGGGAGGATCACTCGTCGCTTCTTCGACGCGCTGAACCTCGACGATTGA
- a CDS encoding Hsp20/alpha crystallin family protein, translating into MADRPRPFDGIDELLDRLNRQIETAARSWETQVDNRSQLDLSMGGSETSLDLADEGDEFVVTIDVPGYESDDLELRLRGDTLAVSGEREHEQEGGDEENYIRRERKTQSFSRQLRLPDPVDVDEVAASVNNGILTIHLPKRESSEEARSIDIE; encoded by the coding sequence ATGGCAGACCGCCCCCGTCCGTTCGACGGTATCGACGAACTACTCGACAGACTGAACCGCCAGATCGAAACGGCGGCCCGGTCGTGGGAAACGCAAGTCGACAATCGGAGCCAACTCGATCTCTCGATGGGTGGTTCGGAGACGAGCCTGGACCTCGCGGACGAAGGCGACGAGTTCGTCGTCACGATCGACGTTCCCGGGTACGAAAGCGACGATCTCGAGTTGCGGCTCCGCGGCGACACGCTGGCCGTTTCGGGCGAACGAGAGCACGAGCAGGAGGGCGGCGACGAGGAGAACTACATCCGCCGCGAGCGGAAGACGCAATCGTTCAGCCGCCAACTTCGGCTGCCGGACCCCGTCGACGTCGACGAGGTGGCGGCCAGCGTCAACAACGGGATTCTGACGATCCACCTCCCAAAACGCGAGTCGAGCGAGGAGGCGCGCTCGATCGACATCGAGTAG
- a CDS encoding type 1 glutamine amidotransferase domain-containing protein, whose product MTDALFVVSEEGYWGEECVEPLETLSDAGVEITVATPSGSPPVIDERSLDPEQVDEETIERVRDAHENDERLNDPIPVAQADAEGYDAVVLPGGHGTAWDINQDKHVRQLLRDIVEGDGKALVVCHAVGVLGFARDSHGAFIVNGRDVTGFPNEWEEGIVDEADRMPDGRKLPYWTEEEVKAAGGNWDAELDAATSVTVDGDLITARGPGSSSAAADTLLEELGIEAEA is encoded by the coding sequence GTGACTGACGCACTATTCGTAGTCAGCGAAGAGGGGTATTGGGGAGAAGAATGCGTCGAGCCGCTCGAGACGCTGTCGGACGCTGGCGTCGAGATCACGGTCGCGACGCCGTCGGGGAGTCCGCCGGTGATCGACGAGCGATCGCTCGACCCCGAGCAGGTCGACGAGGAGACCATCGAACGCGTCCGGGACGCTCACGAGAACGACGAGCGGCTGAACGATCCGATTCCGGTCGCACAAGCTGACGCCGAGGGGTACGACGCCGTCGTCCTCCCCGGCGGTCACGGCACCGCCTGGGACATCAATCAGGACAAACACGTCCGCCAGCTGCTCCGCGATATCGTCGAAGGCGACGGCAAGGCGCTCGTCGTCTGCCACGCCGTCGGTGTCCTCGGGTTCGCCCGGGACAGCCACGGCGCGTTCATCGTCAACGGTCGCGACGTGACCGGCTTCCCCAACGAGTGGGAGGAAGGCATCGTCGACGAGGCCGACCGCATGCCCGACGGCCGCAAACTGCCCTACTGGACCGAGGAGGAAGTGAAAGCGGCCGGCGGGAACTGGGACGCCGAACTCGACGCCGCCACCAGCGTCACCGTCGACGGCGACCTCATCACCGCGCGCGGCCCCGGCTCCTCGAGCGCAGCGGCCGACACGCTGCTCGAGGAACTCGGCATCGAGGCCGAAGCCTGA
- a CDS encoding ABC transporter ATP-binding protein produces MTAIRTRGLTKRYGSGDDAVVALEDLDLEVAEGEVFGFLGPNGAGKTTTIDLLLDFVRPTEGAATVLGYDTQEETDAVRDRVGVLPEGFDLWHRSSGYRHLEFAIESQNGDADPDALLERVGLDRTDGRRPVGDYSKGMLQRLAMAMALAGDPAVLVLDEPSGGLDPHGIRTMQEIVREEAETGTTVFFSSHILGQVAAVCDRVGILDDGELVTVDTIEGLRESAGVGSRLVLETAGEPEAPVDDLPRIEGVTDVTRDADGLYVSYTDPRAKATVVHRLVESETAVLDFDIEEATLEDLFAAFTGTGTIADPDSESTTESGPAGDVVIEDEGSLEADTEEGDR; encoded by the coding sequence ATGACGGCAATACGAACGCGGGGACTCACGAAACGCTACGGGTCCGGCGACGACGCCGTCGTGGCGCTCGAGGATCTCGACCTCGAGGTCGCCGAAGGCGAAGTGTTCGGCTTTCTCGGGCCGAACGGGGCCGGCAAAACGACGACGATCGACCTGCTACTGGACTTCGTTCGACCGACCGAGGGAGCCGCGACCGTCCTCGGTTACGATACGCAAGAAGAGACGGACGCAGTCCGCGATCGCGTGGGCGTCCTCCCGGAGGGGTTCGATCTCTGGCACCGCTCGTCGGGCTACCGCCACCTCGAGTTCGCGATCGAGTCCCAGAACGGCGACGCCGATCCCGATGCCCTCCTGGAGCGGGTCGGACTCGACCGGACCGACGGGCGGCGGCCGGTCGGCGACTACTCCAAGGGAATGCTCCAGCGACTCGCCATGGCGATGGCGCTCGCGGGAGATCCGGCGGTGCTCGTCCTCGACGAACCGTCGGGCGGTCTCGACCCGCACGGGATCAGGACGATGCAGGAAATCGTTCGCGAGGAAGCCGAAACCGGGACGACCGTCTTCTTCTCGAGTCACATCCTCGGGCAGGTGGCTGCAGTCTGTGACCGGGTCGGCATCCTCGACGACGGCGAACTGGTCACCGTCGATACCATCGAGGGGCTCCGGGAATCGGCCGGCGTCGGGTCGCGACTCGTCCTCGAAACGGCCGGCGAACCCGAAGCGCCGGTCGACGATCTACCCAGGATCGAGGGCGTTACCGACGTCACTCGAGACGCTGACGGCCTGTACGTCTCCTACACCGATCCGCGCGCCAAGGCGACGGTCGTCCACCGCCTCGTCGAATCCGAAACGGCGGTCCTCGATTTCGATATCGAGGAGGCCACGCTCGAAGACCTGTTCGCGGCGTTTACCGGGACGGGAACCATCGCCGATCCCGATTCGGAGTCAACGACCGAGTCGGGCCCTGCGGGGGACGTGGTGATCGAAGACGAAGGCTCACTCGAAGCGGACACCGAGGAGGGAGACCGATGA
- a CDS encoding ABC transporter permease subunit, which translates to MTWTAIARKDFEDVVRSRMVWGITAVFLLLMGIVTLGASSQIDDASATDVIFFFTNIGGQLFVPIIALVVGYMAIVGERQSGSLRILFGLSHNRRDVLVGKLASRTGVIVVATLAACAFAAALMFALFGSLPVPTVLGFVALTLLLGAAFTAIAVGVSAMTDTRMGAMGGAIGSYILFTMLWHPLIAGLHYALEGELVGVEAPAWYLFALRLNPLESYRQAIASMIDAYVPALVGWENIVEDVPAGSFQEATLLTSNRVAGDVPFYLSEWFAPVVLLAWIVVPIAIGYRRFERADLN; encoded by the coding sequence ATGACCTGGACCGCGATAGCGCGCAAGGACTTCGAGGACGTCGTGCGCTCGCGGATGGTCTGGGGAATCACCGCAGTCTTCCTGCTCCTGATGGGGATCGTGACGCTCGGAGCGTCGTCACAGATCGACGATGCGAGCGCGACGGACGTGATTTTCTTCTTCACCAATATCGGCGGGCAACTGTTCGTCCCGATCATCGCGCTGGTCGTCGGCTACATGGCGATCGTCGGTGAACGCCAGTCCGGCAGCCTCCGGATCCTCTTCGGCCTCTCTCACAACCGCCGCGACGTCCTCGTCGGCAAACTCGCGAGTCGAACCGGCGTCATCGTCGTCGCGACGCTCGCGGCCTGTGCGTTCGCCGCCGCCCTGATGTTCGCCCTGTTCGGCTCGCTGCCCGTCCCCACGGTGCTGGGGTTCGTCGCCCTGACGCTCCTGCTCGGGGCCGCCTTCACCGCCATCGCGGTCGGCGTCTCGGCGATGACTGACACCCGAATGGGCGCGATGGGCGGTGCGATCGGCAGCTACATTCTGTTTACGATGCTGTGGCATCCGCTGATCGCCGGTCTCCACTACGCGCTCGAGGGGGAACTCGTCGGCGTCGAGGCACCGGCGTGGTACCTCTTCGCCCTCCGGCTGAACCCGCTCGAGTCTTACCGGCAGGCGATCGCCTCGATGATCGACGCGTACGTGCCGGCGCTGGTCGGCTGGGAAAACATCGTCGAGGACGTGCCAGCGGGGTCGTTCCAGGAAGCCACGCTCCTGACGTCGAACCGCGTCGCCGGAGACGTGCCGTTCTACCTGTCGGAGTGGTTCGCCCCCGTCGTGTTGCTGGCCTGGATCGTGGTCCCGATCGCGATCGGCTATCGACGCTTCGAACGGGCCGACCTGAACTAG